CGGCGTCGGGTTCGAGGCCGACTACGGGCGGCGGGTCCGGTTCGACCTCCGGGTGCCGGTCGAGGAGGTCGACGCGCTCCGCGAGCGGCTCAACGACGCGACGAGCGGGCGGGTGGAGATCGGGGAGTAGCGGCGCGCCGGGCGGCGGCGAGCGACCCCGGCCTACGAGAATTTCCGGACCGTCATGTCGAGCGTGTCGAGGTCGAGGATGGGGGCGTAGCCGGCGTCGGGGTCGATGTTGACGGACTTCTGGAAGTCGGTCTGGGCCTGCCAGCAGCCGGAGTTGACCGCGAGGACGTTGTGGTACTTCCCCCAGCCGAGCTTGTGGACGTGGCCGGTGTGGAACACGTCGGGCACGTCCTCCATGACGAGGTAGTCGCGCTCCTCGGGCGCGACGCGGGTGTGGCCGCCGAACTGCGGCGCGACGTGGCGCTTTTTGAGGAGCTGGTACATCGCCTTGTGCGGCTCGTCGTAGCTCGCCTTCTCCTCGGGCAGCTCCGCGATCACCTCGTCGAGCGAGACGCCGTGGTACATCAGCACCTCGACGCCCTCGACCGAGACCGTCGCCGGGTTCGAGACGATCCGGGCGTCGTGAACGTCCATAATCTCCCGGATCTCGTCGTTGAACCCGGGCTGGGGCTCCGCGAGCCGGACCGCGTCGTGGTTGCCCGGGATCATCACGATCTCGGTGTCCGCGGGGACCTCCTTGAGGTGTTCCGCGAACACCTCGTACTGCTCGTAGATGTCGACGATCTCCAGTTCCTCGTCCTGATCCGGGTAGACGCCGACGCCCTCGACCATGTCGCCCGCGAGCAACAGGTACTCGACCGGGTCGGCCTCGGACGTGTGGAGCCAGTCGGTGAACTCGTGCCACGCGTCGGCCATGAACTCGTCGCTGCCGACGTGGACGTCGGAGATGAGCGCGGCCTGAACGTGGCGGTCGGCCCCGCCCGGATTGTGAGTCCGGGGAACGTCGGGGAAGTGGAGCGAGTCGGCGAAGAGGATACCGGAGTCGTCGGCGAGGGTCCCCTCGACCGCGACGCACTCGTCCATCAGGATCTCGTCGACGACGTCGGCGAGGCCCTTGTCCTTCATCACGAGGGCGGGGAAGGTCCCGGTGGTGTCCTCCAGTTCGACGAGCCAGTGGCCGGACTTCGTGGAGCGCACGTCGTTGACTAAGCCGATCATGGCGGCGTCGCTGCCGCCGGGCATGTCCGCGATCGCCTCGGCGGGGCGGTGGTTGACGCGGCCGCGGAGGATCTTCGAGAGGCGCTCGTAACGGTCGCGGAACGTCGTGACGAAGTCGCCGTACTCGCCGGTTCCCGTGCTGCGACCGGTCATGTCGTTGCCGACTTCGAGGTCGCGCAGGTCGGGGTCGCGGGAGCGGTCGGGGGGCGAGGCGTCGGCGGTAGAGGTGTCGGCAGCCGAGCCGTCGGGGGTAGAGGTGTCGGCAGCCGCGGCGTCGGCGGTCGTGGTCTCGGTTGTCGAAGCGTCGGAACGCGGGTCGTCCGTGACGGCCACCCCGTCGGTCGTCGCGGCCGCGGACCCCGCGTCGGTCCCCCCGGCTCCCCCGGTCGCAGACCCCTCCGTTTCAACTGGAGATTGTCCGTTCGCATCGGATGAGGCCGCGGATCTCTCGGTTTCGGCGGTGGCCTCGTGGACGTGGTCGGCGGTGATCCGGAGGGCCTCGTCCGGGGCGTGATCGACCGCGGCCGCGACGGCGGCGGCGGGGTCGGCCGCGCCCGCGAGGAGGGTGATCGCCTCCCGCTCCGCGTTGTAGCCGCGCTCGGCGAGGGCTTTCGCGATCCGCGCGTTCGACTCCAGCGGCACGCTACCCGAAAGGAGGGTCGCGGGCAAAACCGTTCCGGAGGCGTCGGGTCCGGTCGGGGGAGGGGCGCGAGCCTCGAAAAATCGGGGTCGGAGCCGCGTTCCCACCCAGAAGCTTATGAACGAAAGCCGCCAACGCCGTCGTAATGGACGAAGGGGATCGGTCGACGGACGCCGACGGGTCGGCCGGTCGAGACGAGCGAACGGAGGACGGAGCCGAAAAGGAGCTCGGCGGATCGAGCGGCGAAACGACCGACGAATCGGGAAGAGAAGCGTTAGGCGAATCGAAGGGAGGAGCACCCGACGAATCGGACGGCGAGGCCGCCGATGATGAGAGCGGATCCGGTCCCGCAGCGGGGGACGACTCCGACACCGATCCCGGTGTTTCGGGTCGAGAGCGGAGCGACGCGGAGTTCGGGGGCGGGCCCGTCGCCGGCGCGGACGGAACCGAAACCGATGGTGAATCCGTCGACGCCGAGGGAGCGGTCAACACCGAGGGAGCGGTCAACACCGAGGGAGCGGTCGACGCCGGCGCGTCCGCCGGGGAGGCCGGAGACCCCTCAGAGACCGATTATTCTCCCGAGTCAGGATACCCCTCCGAGCGGTCCGAGCGGGCGGCGGGGGGCGGGGAGGAGTCGCTTTTGTACCGGTTCCGTCACGACCGCGACGGCGCGCTGATGTGGATCCGGGAGATGCTTTCCAGCGTGGCGGTGGTCCTGCTGGTCGGCCTGCTGCTGTTCGGGGTCAGCGGCATCTGGCCGCCGATGGTCGCCGTCGAGTCGGGGAGCATGGAGCCGAACATGGAGGTCGGCGACCTCGTGTTCGTCACCGAACCCGGTCGGCTCGCGCCGGACGCCGCGGACAACGACGTCGGCGTCGTCACCCACGAGACGGGGGAGTCGGTCGACTACCGGACGTTCGGGTCCTACGGGTCGGTGGTGATATACACCCCGCCGGGGCGGACCGGGTCGCCGATCATCCACCGGGCCATGTTCCACGTCACCGAGGGCGAGAACTGGTACGACCGCGCCGACGCGGAGTACCACAACGCCGTCGACTGCGAGTCGCTCGCGAACTGTCCGGCACCACACGACGGGTACGTCACGCTCGGGGACAACAACGGGGCTTACGATCAGGCCAGCGGGCTCTCGCCGCCCGTCAGGGCCGACTGGGTAGACGGGGTGGCTCGCCTCCGCGTCCCGTATCTCGGATACATCCGCCTGATCGCGACGGGACAGGTGGAGTTGAACGAGGCGATAGCGCAGACGGTGGGAGTCGGACTTCCGGCGTCGGAGGCGTCGCGAGCGGCGCAGACGGGCCTCGGGGTGTCGGATCTCGCGGCCAGACCTTCTTGACCTTCTCTTCGATGGCTTCGTTTCGACTGGACGAACGCGACCCGGTTCGCGGGACCCGACGGCGTCAGTTGTCGAACCGCGCCTGAACGAACGGCTGCGCGTTCTCGATGTCGCCGAGCCGGGAGTCGGAGAGGAGGACCGCCTCGGTCTCCTCGACGGGGACCGAGAGGCCCATCTCCTTCGTCCGGCCGTATCGGCCCTTCGAGACGACGACGGCGTTGACGATCCCGAGCATGTCGAGTTCGCTGATGAGGTCGGTGACGCGCCGCTGGGTCAGGACGTCGGCGTCGATCTCCTCGCAGAGCCGCTTGTAGATGTTGAACACCTCGCCGGTGTTGATGTTGTGGACGCCGTTCTTCTCGAGGAGGATGACGGCGAACAAGACGATCTTGCTCTGGGTCGGGAGGGTGCGGACGACCTCGACGACCCGGTCGAGTTCGATCTTGTCCTGCGCCTGTCGAACGTGTTTCTCCGCGACGATCTCCGCCTGCGACCGCTCCGCGAGCTCGCCCGCCGTGCGGAGGAGATCGAGCGCACGGCGGGCGTCCCCGTGCTCCTGTGCGGCGAACGCCGCGCAGAGCGGGATCACGTCGTCGGTGAGCGCGTCGGGTTTGAACGCGGTGTCGGCCCGGTGCTGGAGGATGTCTCTGAGCTGGTTGGCGTCGTACGGCGGGAAGACGATCTCCTCCTCGCCGAGGCTCGACTTGACGCGGGGATCGAGGAAGTCGGTGAACTTCAGGTCGTTCGAGATCCCCATGATCGAGATGCGCGAGCGGTCGAGCTCGGAGTTCATCCGCGAGAGGTTATAGAGGGTGTCGTCGCCGCTCTTCTCGACGAGCTTGTCGATCTCGTCGAGCATGATCACGACCACGCGCTCGTGGTAGTCCACCGCCTCGAAGAACGTCGAGTAGACGCGGTCGGTGGGCCATCCCGTCATCGGGACCTCCTCCATCTCCTCGGCGTCGGCTTCGAGTTCCTCGATGCGGGCGTCGAGCGCCTCGACCGAGTCGAGTCCGGTGCCCGCGAGGACGGCGGTCGCGTCGCCGGTCGGCCGGCCGTCGCCGTCCGTCGCGTCGTCTCGGAGCCCTTCGAGGCGGTCGAGTTCGTCGGCGATGACCGCCTGATTCTCCTCGATGAACGTGTTCGCGAGCTGAGCGAGCACCCGGTACTGGGTGTCCGTCACCTCGCAGTTGATGTACTCGACCTCGCAGGGGACGTCGTACTTCTGGGAGGTGGACTCGAGTTCCTGCGAGACGAACTTTGCCGACGCCGTCTTCCCGGTTCCCGTCTTTCCGTAGATGAGGATGTTCGACGGGGTCTCGCCGCGGAGCGCGGAGACCAGAATCGTCGCCATCCGGTTGATCTGGTCGTTCCGGTGCGGGAGCTCGTGCGGGGTGTACGAGGGGCGGAGGACCTCCTTGTTCTCGAAGATCGGTTCGCCGGAGAGGAGGTCGTCGAAGAGTCCCTGATTTTCGTCGTCGTCGAGGACGACGCCGTCGAGGTCGACGTCGGGGGACGAGCGGTCGCGCCCGCCGTTGTCGATCCCCGCCGTCTCCGATCCGGCTGCGGTTTCGGATCCGGTCGCCGTCTCCGATCCGGCTGCGGTTTCGGATCCGGTCGCCGTCTCCGATCCGGCTGCGGTTTCGGATCCGGTCGCCGTCTCCGATCCGGCTGCGGTTTCGGATCCGGTCGCCGTCTCCGATCCGGCTGCGGTTTCGGATCCGGTCGCCGTCTCCGATCCGGCTGCGGTTTCGGATCCGGTCGCCGTCTCCGATCCGGCTGCGGTTTCGGATCCGGTCGCCGTTTCGGGTCCGGTCGTCGATTCCGGTGCGCCGTCGGTCGGGAGCCTCGATCGAGTGGTCGTCTCGGTGTCGGGGTCCGTTACCTCCGAGTCCGACCCCACGTCGACGTCGAGGTCGGAACTGTCGTCGAGGGCGGGGTTCTCGTCGGAGTCGAAATCGAGGTCCCCGCCGGAGTTGTTGTCGGACCCAGACGGACCGTCGAGGTCGGAGGTATCTCCTCCGGAGCCGCCGGAGTCGAGAGCGTTCGGACCGGACTCGCTGCTATGGCCCGGCTCTGTCTGGTCGTCCGGGTCGGTCCCGTCGGCCGGATCAATGTCGTCGTCGTCAGCCCGCGGTGTGTGATCGCCTTCGTCCATGTGAACCCCTCCGTTTCAGGTGGAGACGGTCGGGGAAGTCGCGTTTCACGCCGTCTCCAGCCGAATATGCGGATATGTGGTCGAACTACCGACTGACCACGTCCAGTTGATACACTCGAAGCAGACGAAGAGATGGTACAAAAGTGTTGCTCTCCGGAGTTGAAACGGCCCTTTCGCGAGCGATCTCGCGTCGCGTCGGGAGTGTTTCGTGCCGAACGGCGGACGCTCGGGGCCGCAGACGGAAGAGTCGAATTCGACTGTGAAACGGAAGGACGGGGCGAGGGGAACCGGGGACGGCTTCCCGTGGAACGAGAACGCGTCGCGGCCGGACGCGGTCGGTTACCCGGTTCAGGTCGAGTTCCGGTCGAGTCCATGGACCCCGTATCGGAGAGCTCGCGCCGTGGCTCGACGCTGAGGCGTCGTCGGCCAGCCGGATCTCGTCGACGACTCGTGTCTCGGAAGCGGACTCTTTGATCTCACGTCATTTCTTTTCAGTGACACTACTGATCGGGACCCCCACACCCCTTCGTTTCGGGTGGAACGGGAGAAAGGTGGGGAGAGGGGTTAGCCGGGGTTAATATATCGGTGGTTTTAATACAAAAACCTACAAACAGTACCCTCGACAATCCCTCTGGTATTATATTAGTATCGTTGTAGTTGTTTTATTCAATTTTGCTTTGATATATACTGTTAGTACAACGACCGCCGTCCGGAGACGACCGACCACCCACACCCTGACCGGATCTCCACCCGAAACGAAGGGGTGGGGGAGGGGATCCACTCACGGCTCAACCGTGATATCCGTCCACAGGAACCGACGGTGTAGCCACGAACGGGTGGTGTAGCCACAGACCGATGGTACCACGAACCGATGGTACGGTCACGAACCGGTGGTACAGTCACGGACTGGCGACCCGACGGCGACTCGGTATATCATGGTCGACGCCGATAGTTTTACCACGTGGTAAACAAACGGTACGGACACCAATGAGACGAACGCGCACGTCAGCCGAGGTGATTCGGTGACCGACCCAAGCGGCTCCGGACCGACGAACACCGACGGCTCCGGACCGACGAACACCGACGGCCCCGGTACCGGCGATTCCACGGGCGGGTCCGCCGGCGGTCCCGCGAGCGGGGGGAAGATCCTCGAGGGCGTCACCGTCCTCGACCTCTCGACGTTCGTCACCGGCGGCTTCTGCTCGGCGATGCTGGCGAACCAGGGAGCGGAGGTCGTCAAGATCGAACAGCCCGGCTACGGCGACGCGGTCCGCCACTCGGGTCCGCCGTTCATCAAGGGCGAGTCGCCGTACTACTGGTCGCTGAGCTACGGGAAGAAGAGCCTCGAACTCGACCTGAAGAACGACGACGCAAAGGAGGCGCTGTACGAGCTGGTCGAGGAGGCCGACATCTTCATCCAGAACTTCCGCCCGGGGACCGCCGAGCGCCTCGACGTCGACTACGACACGCTCACCGACCACAACGAGGACCTGATCTATCTCGCCATCTCCGCGTTCGGGCAGACCGGCCCGTGGCGCGAGCGGTCCGGGTACGACCTCCTCATCCAGGGGATGAGCGGGATCATGAGCGTCACCGGCGAGGCGGACCGCCAGCCCGTCAAGGTCGGGCTTCCGATGACGGACCTCATCACCGCGATGTGGGCCGCCTTCGGCGCGACCACGGCGCTCTACCGCAGAGAGCAGACCGGCGAGG
This genomic stretch from Halorubrum hochsteinianum harbors:
- a CDS encoding DNA-directed DNA polymerase II small subunit, which translates into the protein MPLESNARIAKALAERGYNAEREAITLLAGAADPAAAVAAAVDHAPDEALRITADHVHEATAETERSAASSDANGQSPVETEGSATGGAGGTDAGSAAATTDGVAVTDDPRSDASTTETTTADAAAADTSTPDGSAADTSTADASPPDRSRDPDLRDLEVGNDMTGRSTGTGEYGDFVTTFRDRYERLSKILRGRVNHRPAEAIADMPGGSDAAMIGLVNDVRSTKSGHWLVELEDTTGTFPALVMKDKGLADVVDEILMDECVAVEGTLADDSGILFADSLHFPDVPRTHNPGGADRHVQAALISDVHVGSDEFMADAWHEFTDWLHTSEADPVEYLLLAGDMVEGVGVYPDQDEELEIVDIYEQYEVFAEHLKEVPADTEIVMIPGNHDAVRLAEPQPGFNDEIREIMDVHDARIVSNPATVSVEGVEVLMYHGVSLDEVIAELPEEKASYDEPHKAMYQLLKKRHVAPQFGGHTRVAPEERDYLVMEDVPDVFHTGHVHKLGWGKYHNVLAVNSGCWQAQTDFQKSVNIDPDAGYAPILDLDTLDMTVRKFS
- a CDS encoding S26 family signal peptidase; translation: MDEGDRSTDADGSAGRDERTEDGAEKELGGSSGETTDESGREALGESKGGAPDESDGEAADDESGSGPAAGDDSDTDPGVSGRERSDAEFGGGPVAGADGTETDGESVDAEGAVNTEGAVNTEGAVDAGASAGEAGDPSETDYSPESGYPSERSERAAGGGEESLLYRFRHDRDGALMWIREMLSSVAVVLLVGLLLFGVSGIWPPMVAVESGSMEPNMEVGDLVFVTEPGRLAPDAADNDVGVVTHETGESVDYRTFGSYGSVVIYTPPGRTGSPIIHRAMFHVTEGENWYDRADAEYHNAVDCESLANCPAPHDGYVTLGDNNGAYDQASGLSPPVRADWVDGVARLRVPYLGYIRLIATGQVELNEAIAQTVGVGLPASEASRAAQTGLGVSDLAARPS
- a CDS encoding AAA family ATPase: MDNGGRDRSSPDVDLDGVVLDDDENQGLFDDLLSGEPIFENKEVLRPSYTPHELPHRNDQINRMATILVSALRGETPSNILIYGKTGTGKTASAKFVSQELESTSQKYDVPCEVEYINCEVTDTQYRVLAQLANTFIEENQAVIADELDRLEGLRDDATDGDGRPTGDATAVLAGTGLDSVEALDARIEELEADAEEMEEVPMTGWPTDRVYSTFFEAVDYHERVVVIMLDEIDKLVEKSGDDTLYNLSRMNSELDRSRISIMGISNDLKFTDFLDPRVKSSLGEEEIVFPPYDANQLRDILQHRADTAFKPDALTDDVIPLCAAFAAQEHGDARRALDLLRTAGELAERSQAEIVAEKHVRQAQDKIELDRVVEVVRTLPTQSKIVLFAVILLEKNGVHNINTGEVFNIYKRLCEEIDADVLTQRRVTDLISELDMLGIVNAVVVSKGRYGRTKEMGLSVPVEETEAVLLSDSRLGDIENAQPFVQARFDN